One Streptomyces coeruleorubidus DNA segment encodes these proteins:
- the fusA gene encoding elongation factor G — translation MATTSLDLARVRNIGIMAHIDAGKTTTTERILFYTGVSYKIGEVHDGAATMDWMEQEQERGITITSAATTCHWPLEDNDYTINIIDTPGHVDFTVEVERSLRVLDGAVTVFDGVAGVEPQSETVWRQADRYGVPRICFVNKLDRTGAEFHRCVDMISDRLGAQPLVMQLPIGAEADFKGVIDLVTMKALVWSAEATKGEMYDTVDIPDTHAEAAEEYRGKLLEAVAENDEELMELYLEGTEPTVEQLYAAIRRITIASGKGGGTTVTPVFCGTAFKNKGVQPLLDAVVRYLPTPLDVEAIEGHDVKDPEQVIARKPSDDEPLAALAFKIMSDPHLGKLTFVRVYSGRLHSGTQVLNSVKGKKERIGKIYRMHANKREEIESVGAGDIVAVMGLKQTTTGETLSDDKSPVILESMDFPAPVIQVAIEPKSKGDQEKLGVAIQRLAEEDPSFQVHSDEETGQTIIGGMGELHLEVLVDRMRREFKVEANVGKPQVAYRETIRKAVEKVEFTHKKQTGGTGQFARVIIAVEPIEGGDASYEFINKVTGGRVPKEYIPSVDAGAQEAMQFGILAGYEMTGVRVTLLDGAYHEVDSSELAFKIAGSQAFKEAARKASPVLLEPMMAVEVTTPEDYMGEVIGDINSRRGQIQAMEERAGARVVKGLVPLSEMFGYVGDLRSKTSGRASYSMQFDSYAEVPRNVAEEIIAKAKGE, via the coding sequence ATGGCTACCACTTCGCTTGACCTGGCCAGGGTCCGCAACATCGGGATCATGGCCCACATCGACGCGGGCAAGACGACCACCACCGAGCGGATCCTGTTCTACACCGGCGTTTCGTACAAGATCGGTGAGGTCCACGACGGCGCTGCCACCATGGACTGGATGGAGCAGGAGCAGGAGCGTGGCATCACGATCACGTCTGCTGCGACCACCTGTCACTGGCCGCTCGAGGACAACGACTACACCATCAACATCATCGACACCCCGGGGCACGTCGACTTCACCGTCGAGGTGGAGCGCTCCCTGCGTGTGCTCGACGGTGCCGTGACGGTGTTCGACGGTGTCGCCGGTGTCGAGCCGCAGTCCGAGACGGTGTGGCGTCAGGCCGACCGTTACGGCGTGCCGCGTATCTGCTTCGTCAACAAGCTGGACCGTACCGGCGCCGAATTCCACCGCTGCGTGGACATGATCTCGGACCGCCTGGGCGCGCAGCCGCTGGTCATGCAGCTGCCGATCGGTGCGGAGGCGGACTTCAAGGGCGTCATCGACCTCGTGACGATGAAGGCCCTGGTCTGGTCGGCCGAGGCGACCAAGGGCGAGATGTACGACACCGTCGACATCCCGGACACCCACGCCGAGGCTGCCGAGGAGTACCGCGGCAAGCTGCTCGAGGCCGTCGCCGAGAACGACGAAGAGCTGATGGAGCTGTACCTGGAGGGCACCGAGCCCACCGTGGAGCAGCTCTACGCCGCGATCCGTCGCATCACCATCGCGTCCGGCAAGGGCGGCGGCACCACCGTCACCCCCGTGTTCTGCGGCACCGCGTTCAAGAACAAGGGCGTTCAGCCCCTGCTCGACGCGGTCGTGCGCTACCTGCCCACCCCGCTCGACGTCGAGGCCATCGAGGGCCACGACGTCAAGGACCCCGAGCAGGTCATCGCGCGCAAGCCGTCGGACGACGAGCCCCTCGCCGCGCTCGCGTTCAAGATCATGAGCGACCCGCACCTCGGCAAGCTCACCTTCGTCCGCGTGTACTCCGGCCGTCTTCACTCCGGCACCCAGGTGCTGAACTCCGTGAAGGGCAAGAAGGAGCGCATCGGCAAGATCTACCGCATGCACGCGAACAAGCGTGAGGAGATCGAGTCGGTGGGCGCCGGCGACATCGTCGCCGTCATGGGCCTGAAGCAGACCACCACCGGTGAGACGCTGTCCGACGACAAGAGCCCGGTCATCCTGGAGTCCATGGACTTCCCGGCGCCGGTCATCCAGGTCGCCATCGAGCCCAAGTCGAAGGGCGACCAGGAGAAGCTCGGCGTCGCGATCCAGCGCCTGGCCGAGGAGGACCCGTCCTTCCAGGTCCACTCGGACGAGGAGACCGGCCAGACCATCATCGGCGGCATGGGCGAGCTGCACCTCGAGGTGCTGGTCGACCGTATGCGCCGTGAGTTCAAGGTCGAGGCCAACGTCGGCAAGCCGCAGGTCGCGTACCGCGAGACCATTCGCAAGGCCGTCGAGAAGGTCGAGTTCACCCACAAGAAGCAGACGGGTGGTACCGGCCAGTTCGCCCGCGTCATCATCGCGGTCGAGCCGATCGAGGGTGGCGACGCCAGCTACGAGTTCATCAACAAGGTGACCGGTGGCCGTGTGCCGAAGGAGTACATTCCTTCGGTGGACGCCGGTGCGCAGGAGGCCATGCAGTTCGGCATCCTCGCCGGTTACGAGATGACCGGTGTCCGCGTGACGCTGCTCGACGGTGCCTACCACGAGGTCGACTCCTCCGAGCTCGCGTTCAAGATCGCCGGCTCGCAGGCCTTCAAGGAGGCCGCGCGCAAGGCCAGCCCCGTGCTGCTCGAGCCGATGATGGCCGTCGAGGTCACCACGCCCGAGGACTACATGGGTGAGGTCATCGGCGACATCAACTCCCGCCGTGGTCAGATCCAGGCCATGGAGGAGCGGGCCGGTGCCCGCGTCGTGAAGGGCCTCGTGCCCCTTTCGGAGATGTTCGGCTACGTCGGCGACCTGCGCAGCAAGACGTCCGGCCGTGCCAGCTACTCCATGCAGTTCGACTCCTACGCCGAGGTTCCCCGGAACGTCGCCGAGGAGATCATCGCGAAGGCCAAGGGCGAGTAA
- a CDS encoding DUF1707 and DUF4190 domain-containing protein: MSQPPYPSWQPWQPWQGPGGPSMLASHADRERAVDVLRAGYGEGRMEHDEFEKRVARAYAARTVGELAVLVADLPQGPVPQSAGVVPVPRTFLPVPRPQTNGKAVAAGVCGLLCVPTMGLTGIPAVVLGHVARAEIRSRGELGDGLALTGLVLGWLSTVGWALVLVLLTVVSIAAG; the protein is encoded by the coding sequence GTGTCCCAGCCGCCCTATCCCTCCTGGCAGCCCTGGCAGCCCTGGCAGGGCCCCGGTGGCCCGTCGATGCTCGCCTCGCATGCCGACCGTGAGCGGGCCGTGGACGTGCTCAGAGCCGGGTACGGCGAGGGGCGGATGGAGCACGACGAGTTCGAGAAGCGGGTGGCGCGGGCGTATGCGGCGCGGACCGTGGGGGAGCTGGCGGTGCTCGTCGCCGATCTGCCTCAGGGGCCTGTGCCGCAGTCTGCCGGCGTCGTGCCCGTGCCGCGGACGTTCCTGCCCGTGCCGCGGCCGCAGACGAACGGGAAGGCGGTGGCGGCCGGCGTGTGCGGGCTGCTGTGTGTGCCGACCATGGGGCTGACCGGGATTCCGGCCGTGGTGCTGGGGCACGTGGCGCGGGCCGAGATCCGCAGCCGGGGAGAGCTGGGGGACGGGCTCGCGCTGACCGGTCTCGTACTCGGGTGGTTGTCCACGGTGGGCTGGGCACTCGTCCTGGTGTTGCTGACGGTGGTGTCCATCGCGGCCGGGTGA
- the rpsL gene encoding 30S ribosomal protein S12: protein MPTIQQLVRKGRQDKVEKNKTPALEGSPQRRGVCTRVFTTTPKKPNSALRKVARVRLTSGIEVTAYIPGEGHNLQEHSIVLVRGGRVKDLPGVRYKIIRGSLDTQGVKNRKQARSRYGAKKEK, encoded by the coding sequence GTGCCTACGATCCAGCAGCTGGTCCGCAAGGGCCGGCAGGACAAGGTCGAGAAGAACAAGACGCCCGCACTCGAGGGTTCCCCTCAGCGTCGTGGCGTCTGCACGCGTGTGTTCACGACCACCCCGAAGAAGCCGAACTCGGCCCTGCGTAAGGTCGCGCGTGTGCGTCTGACCAGCGGGATCGAGGTCACCGCTTACATTCCGGGTGAGGGACACAACCTGCAGGAGCACTCCATCGTGCTCGTGCGCGGCGGCCGTGTGAAGGACCTGCCGGGTGTTCGCTACAAGATCATCCGCGGCTCGCTCGACACCCAGGGTGTCAAGAACCGCAAGCAGGCCCGCAGCCGCTACGGCGCCAAGAAGGAGAAGTAA
- the tuf gene encoding elongation factor Tu: protein MAKAKFERTKPHVNIGTIGHIDHGKTTLTAAITKVLHDAYPDLNEASAFDQIDKAPEERQRGITISIAHVEYQTETRHYAHVDCPGHADYIKNMITGAAQMDGAILVVAATDGPMPQTKEHVLLARQVGVPYIVVALNKADMVDDEEILELVELEVRELLSEYEFPGDDVPVVKVSALKALEGDKEWGNSVLELMNAVDTAIPEPERDVDKPFLMPIEDVFTITGRGTVVTGRIERGVLKVNETVDIIGIKTEKTTTTVTGIEMFRKLLDEGQAGENVGLLLRGIKREDVERGQVIIKPGSVTPHTEFEAQAYILSKDEGGRHTPFFNNYRPQFYFRTTDVTGVVTLPEGTEMVMPGDNTEMKVELIQPVAMEEGLKFAIREGGRTVGAGQVTKINK from the coding sequence GTGGCGAAGGCGAAGTTCGAGCGGACTAAGCCGCACGTCAACATCGGCACCATCGGTCACATCGACCACGGTAAGACGACCCTCACGGCCGCCATTACCAAGGTGCTGCACGACGCGTACCCGGACCTGAACGAGGCCTCGGCCTTCGACCAGATCGACAAGGCTCCTGAGGAGCGCCAGCGCGGTATCACCATCTCCATCGCGCACGTCGAGTACCAGACCGAGACGCGTCACTACGCCCACGTCGACTGCCCCGGTCACGCGGACTACATCAAGAACATGATCACGGGTGCGGCGCAGATGGACGGCGCCATCCTCGTGGTCGCCGCCACCGACGGCCCGATGCCGCAGACCAAGGAGCACGTGCTCCTGGCCCGCCAGGTCGGCGTCCCGTACATCGTCGTCGCCCTGAACAAGGCCGACATGGTGGACGACGAGGAGATCCTGGAGCTCGTCGAGCTCGAGGTCCGTGAGCTCCTCTCCGAGTACGAGTTCCCGGGCGACGACGTTCCCGTCGTCAAGGTCTCCGCTCTGAAGGCCCTCGAGGGCGACAAGGAGTGGGGCAACTCCGTCCTCGAGCTCATGAACGCCGTCGACACCGCGATTCCGGAGCCGGAGCGCGACGTCGACAAGCCGTTCCTCATGCCGATCGAGGACGTCTTCACGATCACCGGTCGCGGTACGGTCGTCACCGGCCGTATCGAGCGTGGTGTCCTGAAGGTCAACGAGACCGTCGACATCATCGGCATCAAGACCGAGAAGACCACCACCACGGTCACCGGTATCGAGATGTTCCGGAAGCTCCTCGACGAGGGCCAGGCCGGTGAGAACGTCGGTCTGCTCCTCCGTGGCATCAAGCGCGAGGACGTCGAGCGCGGCCAGGTCATCATCAAGCCGGGCTCGGTCACCCCGCACACCGAGTTCGAGGCGCAGGCCTACATCCTGTCCAAGGACGAGGGTGGCCGCCACACGCCGTTCTTCAACAACTACCGCCCGCAGTTCTACTTCCGTACGACGGACGTGACCGGCGTGGTGACCCTCCCCGAGGGCACCGAGATGGTCATGCCGGGTGACAACACCGAGATGAAGGTGGAGCTCATCCAGCCCGTCGCCATGGAGGAGGGCCTGAAGTTCGCCATCCGTGAGGGTGGTCGGACCGTGGGCGCCGGCCAGGTCACCAAGATCAACAAGTGA
- the rpsG gene encoding 30S ribosomal protein S7, whose product MPRKGPAPKRPVIIDPVYGSPLVTSLINKVLLNGKRSTAERIVYGAMEGLREKTGNDPVITLKRALENIKPTLEVKSRRVGGATYQVPVEVKPGRANTLALRWLVGYSRARREKTMTERLLNELLDASNGLGAAVKKREDTHKMAESNKAFAHYRW is encoded by the coding sequence ATGCCTCGTAAGGGCCCCGCCCCGAAGCGCCCGGTCATCATCGACCCGGTCTACGGTTCTCCTCTGGTGACCTCCCTGATCAACAAGGTGCTGCTGAACGGCAAGCGCTCCACCGCCGAGCGCATCGTCTACGGCGCCATGGAGGGCCTGCGCGAGAAGACCGGCAACGACCCGGTCATCACGCTGAAGCGCGCTCTCGAAAACATCAAGCCGACCCTCGAGGTCAAGTCCCGCCGTGTCGGTGGTGCCACCTACCAGGTCCCGGTCGAGGTCAAGCCCGGCCGTGCCAACACGCTGGCGCTGCGCTGGCTGGTCGGTTACTCCCGCGCCCGTCGTGAGAAGACCATGACCGAGCGTCTGCTCAACGAGCTCCTCGACGCCAGCAACGGCCTGGGTGCCGCTGTGAAGAAGCGCGAGGACACGCACAAGATGGCCGAGTCCAACAAGGCCTTCGCGCACTACCGCTGGTAG
- a CDS encoding DNA-directed RNA polymerase subunit beta': protein MLDVNFFDELRIGLATADDIRQWSHGEVKKPETINYRTLKPEKDGLFCEKIFGPTRDWECYCGKYKRVRFKGIICERCGVEVTRAKVRRERMGHIELAAPVTHIWYFKGVPSRLGYLLDLAPKDLEKVIYFAAYMITYVDEERRTRDLPSLEAHVSVERQQIEQRRDADLEARAKKLETDLAELEAEGAKADVRRKVREGAEREMKQLRDRAQREIDRLDEVWNRFKNLKVQDLEGDELLYRELRDRFGTYFDGSMGAAALQKRLESFDLDEEAERLREIIRTGKGQKKTRALKRLKVVSAFLQTSNSPKGMVLDCVPVIPPDLRPMVQLDGGRFATSDLNDLYRRVINRNNRLKRLLDLGAPEIIVNNEKRMLQEAVDALFDNGRRGRPVTGPGNRPLKSLSDMLKGKQGRFRQNLLGKRVDYSARSVIVVGPQLKLHQCGLPKAMALELFKPFVMKRLVDLNHAQNIKSAKRMVERGRTVVYDVLEEVIAEHPVLLNRAPTLHRLGIQAFEPQLVEGKAIQIHPLVCTAFNADFDGDQMAVHLPLSAEAQAEARILMLSSNNILKPADGRPVTMPTQDMVLGLFFLTTDGEMRELKGEGRSFASVAEAIMAFDAGELSLQSRIDVRFPVGTIPPRGWTPPAREEGEPEWQQGDSFRLNTTLGRALFNELLPEDYPFVDYEVGKKQLSEIVNDLAERYPKVIVAATLDNLKAAGFFWATRSGVTVAISDVVVPEAKKEIVKGYEAQDEKVQKQYERGLITKDERTQELIAIWTKATNEVAEAMNDNFPKTNPIFMMVNSGARGNMMQMRQIAGMRGLVSNAKNETIPRPIKASFREGLSVLEYFISTHGARKGLADTALRTADSGYLTRRLVDVSQDVIIREEDCGTERGLRLQIASRNAEGTLLKAEDVETSVYARCLAEDIVVDGKVLAPAGTDLGDVLIDELVRHGVEEVKTRSVLTCESAVGTCAMCYGRSLATGKLVDIGEAVGIIAAQSIGEPGTQLTMRTFHTGGVAGDDITQGLPRVVELFEARTPKGVAPISEASGRVRIEETEKTKKLVITPDDGSDETAFPISKRARLLVSEGEHVEVGQKLTVGATNPHDVLRILGQRAVQVHLVGEVQKVYNSQGVSIHDKHIEIIIRQMLRRVTIIESGDAELLPGELVERSKFETENRRVVQEGGHPASGRPQLMGITKASLATESWLSAASFQETTRVLTDAAINAKSDSLIGLKENVIIGKLIPAGTGLSRYRNIRVEPTEEAKAAMYSAVGYDDIDYSPFGTGSGQAVPLEDYDYGPYNQ, encoded by the coding sequence GTGCTCGACGTCAACTTCTTCGACGAGCTCCGGATCGGTCTGGCCACCGCTGACGACATCCGTCAGTGGAGCCACGGCGAGGTCAAGAAGCCCGAGACGATCAACTACCGCACGCTCAAGCCCGAAAAGGACGGACTCTTCTGCGAGAAGATCTTCGGTCCGACCCGGGACTGGGAGTGCTACTGCGGCAAGTACAAGCGTGTCCGCTTCAAGGGCATCATCTGTGAGCGCTGTGGCGTCGAGGTCACGCGCGCCAAGGTGCGCCGTGAGCGGATGGGCCACATCGAGCTCGCCGCGCCCGTCACGCACATCTGGTACTTCAAGGGCGTTCCGTCGCGGCTGGGTTACCTGCTCGACCTCGCCCCGAAGGACCTGGAGAAGGTCATCTACTTCGCGGCGTACATGATCACGTACGTCGACGAGGAGCGCCGCACCCGCGACCTGCCCTCGCTGGAGGCCCACGTCTCCGTCGAGCGCCAGCAGATCGAGCAGCGCCGCGACGCCGACCTGGAGGCCCGGGCCAAGAAGCTCGAGACCGACTTGGCCGAGCTGGAGGCCGAGGGCGCCAAGGCCGACGTGCGCCGCAAGGTGCGCGAGGGTGCCGAGCGTGAGATGAAGCAGCTGCGCGACCGTGCGCAGCGCGAGATCGACCGGCTCGACGAGGTGTGGAACCGCTTCAAGAACCTCAAGGTCCAGGACCTGGAGGGCGACGAGCTGCTCTACCGCGAGCTGCGTGACCGCTTCGGCACGTACTTCGACGGCTCGATGGGTGCCGCGGCGCTGCAGAAGCGCCTGGAGTCCTTCGACCTCGACGAGGAGGCCGAGCGCCTCCGCGAGATCATCCGGACCGGCAAGGGCCAGAAGAAGACCCGTGCGCTCAAGCGCCTGAAGGTCGTCTCCGCGTTCCTGCAGACGTCCAACAGCCCCAAGGGCATGGTGCTGGACTGCGTGCCGGTCATCCCGCCGGACCTGCGTCCGATGGTGCAGCTGGACGGTGGCCGCTTCGCGACCTCCGACCTGAACGACCTGTACCGCCGTGTGATCAACCGGAACAACCGACTGAAGCGGCTTCTCGACCTCGGCGCGCCCGAGATCATCGTGAACAACGAGAAGCGCATGCTCCAGGAGGCCGTCGACGCGCTGTTCGACAACGGCCGTCGCGGTCGCCCGGTCACCGGTCCCGGTAACCGCCCGCTGAAGTCCCTCAGCGACATGCTGAAGGGTAAGCAGGGTCGCTTCCGTCAGAACCTGCTCGGTAAGCGTGTGGACTACTCCGCGCGTTCCGTGATCGTCGTCGGTCCGCAGCTGAAGCTGCACCAGTGCGGTCTGCCGAAGGCGATGGCGCTGGAGCTCTTCAAGCCGTTCGTGATGAAGCGCCTGGTCGACCTGAACCACGCGCAGAACATCAAGAGCGCCAAGCGCATGGTCGAGCGCGGCCGCACGGTCGTGTACGACGTGCTGGAAGAGGTCATCGCGGAGCACCCGGTTCTGCTGAACCGTGCGCCCACGCTGCACCGCCTCGGCATCCAGGCCTTCGAGCCGCAGCTGGTCGAGGGCAAGGCCATCCAGATCCACCCGCTCGTCTGCACCGCGTTCAACGCGGACTTCGACGGTGACCAGATGGCCGTCCACCTGCCGCTGTCCGCGGAGGCGCAGGCCGAGGCCCGCATCCTGATGCTGTCCTCGAACAACATCCTCAAGCCCGCCGACGGCCGCCCGGTGACGATGCCGACCCAGGACATGGTCCTCGGTCTGTTCTTCCTCACCACCGACGGCGAGATGCGCGAGCTCAAGGGCGAGGGCCGTTCCTTCGCCTCGGTCGCCGAGGCGATCATGGCCTTCGACGCGGGCGAGCTGTCGCTCCAGTCGAGGATCGACGTCCGCTTCCCGGTCGGCACCATCCCGCCGCGTGGCTGGACCCCGCCGGCGCGCGAGGAGGGCGAGCCGGAGTGGCAGCAGGGTGACAGCTTCCGGCTGAACACCACCCTGGGCCGTGCGCTCTTCAACGAGCTGCTGCCCGAGGACTACCCGTTCGTCGACTACGAGGTCGGCAAGAAGCAGCTCTCCGAGATCGTCAACGACCTCGCCGAGCGCTACCCGAAGGTCATCGTGGCGGCGACGCTCGACAACCTGAAGGCGGCCGGCTTCTTCTGGGCGACCCGTTCCGGCGTCACCGTGGCCATCTCCGACGTCGTCGTTCCCGAGGCGAAGAAGGAGATCGTCAAGGGTTACGAGGCGCAGGACGAGAAGGTCCAGAAGCAGTACGAGCGCGGTCTGATCACCAAGGACGAGCGCACGCAGGAGCTCATCGCGATCTGGACCAAGGCGACCAACGAGGTCGCCGAGGCGATGAACGACAACTTCCCGAAGACCAACCCGATCTTCATGATGGTGAACTCGGGTGCACGAGGCAACATGATGCAGATGCGTCAGATCGCCGGTATGCGTGGTCTGGTGTCGAACGCGAAGAACGAGACGATCCCGCGTCCCATCAAGGCGTCCTTCCGTGAGGGCCTGTCCGTGCTGGAGTACTTCATCTCCACGCACGGTGCCCGTAAGGGTCTGGCGGACACCGCTCTGCGTACCGCCGACTCGGGTTACCTCACCCGTCGTCTGGTCGACGTCTCCCAGGACGTCATCATTCGCGAGGAGGACTGCGGCACCGAGCGCGGTCTGCGTCTGCAGATCGCGAGCCGGAACGCCGAGGGCACGCTGCTCAAGGCGGAGGACGTCGAGACGTCCGTGTACGCGCGCTGCCTCGCCGAGGACATCGTGGTCGACGGCAAGGTGCTCGCCCCGGCCGGTACCGACCTCGGCGACGTGCTCATCGACGAGCTGGTCCGCCACGGCGTCGAGGAGGTCAAGACCCGCTCGGTCCTGACCTGCGAGTCCGCCGTCGGCACCTGCGCGATGTGCTACGGCCGTTCGCTGGCCACCGGCAAGCTGGTCGACATCGGTGAGGCGGTCGGCATCATCGCCGCCCAGTCCATCGGTGAGCCCGGTACCCAGCTGACGATGCGTACCTTCCACACCGGTGGTGTGGCCGGTGACGACATCACCCAGGGTCTGCCGCGTGTCGTCGAGCTCTTCGAGGCCCGTACCCCGAAGGGTGTCGCCCCGATCTCCGAGGCCTCCGGCCGCGTGCGGATCGAGGAGACCGAGAAGACCAAGAAGCTGGTCATCACGCCGGACGACGGCAGCGACGAGACGGCGTTCCCGATCTCGAAGCGCGCCCGACTCCTGGTCAGCGAGGGCGAGCACGTCGAGGTGGGCCAGAAGCTCACCGTGGGTGCCACCAACCCGCACGACGTGCTGCGCATCCTGGGCCAGCGTGCCGTCCAGGTCCACCTGGTCGGCGAGGTCCAGAAGGTCTACAACTCGCAGGGTGTGTCGATCCACGACAAGCACATCGAGATCATCATCCGGCAGATGCTGCGCCGTGTGACGATCATCGAGTCCGGCGACGCCGAGCTGCTGCCCGGCGAGCTGGTCGAGCGCTCGAAGTTCGAGACCGAGAACCGTCGTGTGGTCCAGGAGGGCGGTCACCCGGCCTCGGGTCGTCCGCAGCTGATGGGTATCACCAAGGCCTCGCTGGCGACGGAATCCTGGCTGTCGGCCGCCTCCTTCCAGGAGACGACCCGAGTCCTGACGGACGCGGCGATCAACGCCAAGTCCGACAGCCTCATCGGCCTCAAGGAGAACGTCATCATCGGTAAGCTCATCCCGGCCGGTACGGGTCTGTCCCGCTACCGCAACATCCGGGTCGAGCCGACCGAGGAGGCCAAGGCCGCGATGTACTCGGCCGTCGGCTACGACGACATCGACTACTCGCCGTTCGGCACGGGCTCCGGCCAGGCCGTGCCGCTGGAGGACTACGACTACGGTCCGTACAACCAGTAA